In Rutidosis leptorrhynchoides isolate AG116_Rl617_1_P2 chromosome 6, CSIRO_AGI_Rlap_v1, whole genome shotgun sequence, the DNA window ttatcgcatttttattaatcgcaatttcattatcgttatttactttacgctttaatttaagtcttgtatttattttttattttacatttggttttaactgcgactaaagttttaaaatcgacaaaccagtcattaaacggtaaaaacccccctttataataataatattacttatatatatatttgtatttttataaaagtaaactaatatagcgttaagctttgtttaaaaagattccctgtggaacgaaccggacttactaaaaactacactactgtacgattaggtacactgcctataagtattgtagcaaggtttaagtatatccgttctctaaataaataaatatcttgtataaaattgtatcgtattaatagtatttcctgtaaaaatataagctattttatatacacctcgcgaaacatcagttaTAGCTAGTGATCAAAGGACTATGAAAGAATAAAATAGTTACTATTAAGAGATTTTCTGCATTACTTAATTTTTTTAAACATTAGCATCTtagtttttacttttttttttttatttcattagaCTTTTGTGTTTGGTCTATTACACAATTATCTATTTTTAATCCCTTTAAGTTCCTTTGATTGTGTATATGTGATACATTAATATGTCATTAGTCATTATTTCTGAAAAAGTCTTTTGTCTCGTGCAAGGTGCAACTACAGTTTCCTTTGATGTATTTATTTTAGATAATGAGCTACTGAGCTGTAGCTAAGTTTGTTTTTGTGATGTATATATTGGTGATGTAGATTACTATGGAAATTACGGAGTAATTAACATTAGATTAATATAATACAAGTGTTGTTTAGACAAAAATATCAAAAGAGTTGAAGTGGGTCAAATAAATTTACCTCAAAAATAAGTGGGACGGTTCTTTTTATGGAACCGAACCGAAAAACAtggaaccgaaccgaaccgaaccgaaattATTTGGTACGGTTCTCGGTACGACTTTCTTCAATATTTTGGGACTCGGGACGGAACCGAACCGACTTAATTTGGGACGGAACCGTACCATGCACAGGCctagtaatcaccgttaaatcgtTGTACCATAATGAAAACCGTTGGAAATCGTTGTAATAAAATATTCAGGCGCCAGATACGTCGAAAATACTATCAGATTCTCCAGCGTCGACGACAAATTTCTACCGGTTTCGGAAAACCTCTGTTGTCGCGTTACATCTCAGGAAGTAGAAGTGAAATTTGTATCTTCGTGATCGTAAAATCGACACAAATTTATTAGGGGTATTGACCAAAAACTGAAGTGGTACTAGCGTCGTTTCAAGAAGTCAAACGACCAAAAACTGAATGACTTTTCAGATGTTAGGGGTAATGACAAGTCACTTTCTTAAAAATATTAACCCGGGTGAAAGTGTAAAACAATCAAATAAATACGGTTACTGGATACTTTTGGCCTTTTGAAAGTCGAGGGGCTATTTGGTATTTAAAGAAAAGAAACTCCGATCGAAATAGGCGTTTGTTTTATTACACAAATCCTTCTATGTCTCTCTTATCCCTTGCCGCCATCATCTCCGCCGTTCGCCGCCCCTAACCATTCGCCGGTAGGTAATTCTAGGAAATATATTAGGGTTACGTGTTTATCAAAAACAAAAGTCAATTTTTTTTACCGGATGTATTTGAACAAGTTTTTCAATTAAAATCGACATTTTTTTTCTGAGTTGGATGAAATCAATTTGTTAAAAATGTACTTATTGTATCGAATTATATGTAATTGCCATTTAAAATTACTCATCTGATGTTCCAAGATTATTCTGTTAGGTATAAAAAACACCTAAATTGTATAATGGTTAGAGCATACTCACAAGAACACATTTACAAGCACCCATGGGAAAGAGTTACTTCTGCATCATGGCGCAAGTTTGCTGACCCAGAGAACAAACGCACCTTAACTCACATCCTAGAAGTTGACACCTTGAACCACAAGCTCGACGCTGAGTCCGGTAAGCTTTACACGACCCGTGCGATCACCATACATGCTCCTGGTCCGTGGTTCCTTCGTAAGATTGTCGGTCAAGATATCTGTCATTGTGTTGAATCAACTGTTGTTGATGGCAAAACTCGGTCAATGCAACTGGCTACTAAGAACATTAGTCTGCAGAAATTTGTGGAGGTGGAAGATAAGATCAGGTATATTAGACATGGCAAAATGGGCAGAGGGGTTGAGTAGAGGGGTTTGAGTCGAGACGTTTATTTTTGCAGTCAACGTTGGTGAACCCTTATTAAGAACTGTATCTTTGAAATGAAAAGTTAAGAATTTTTGAATACAATTGTCTTGCATCTGTAGGTATGATCCACATCCAGAGAATCCAAATGAGTGGACAATTTGCAGGCAGGAAATGAGTATACGGATAAAGCCGTTGTCCAGGTTGGCATCAATGGCAGAGAAGATAGAGCAGAAATGTGTTGAAAAGTTTCAGAGGAACAGTGCAAAAGGTAGGGAGGTTATGGAGAGGATGTGTAAGTACATGGAAGCTGAATCCTCTTCTAGAGGTATTTCTGTCTAATTGTAGGTGGTTGTTATGTTGTACTCCATAAGACTTTTTTAAGGTCTAAGAGAAGATTTAGAATATAGAGCGTGTATTAACTGCAATCTAGTGTTCTAAGTTCGAATATGTAATTGAGCGTTTAAAGTAATTTCTAGTAATAAAAGGCCAATACTTTCATGTATAAAGAAGGGTCTGAGTTGTGTCTTTCTGTTTATAATAGTACCAATAAGTTTGATATATGATTATATGTCAAGATGAGTAGATGAAATGAACCACCTGGACAATAATTTTCTGTACCTCAAACCGTTGTAACCTTGTCAAATTTTGTCAAGTTGGTCAGGTTGAGTTCAATTGATATACATAATCTCTAATAGATACTCCGTATAAAGTTATAAAATGTTCATGTCAGTATAATGAATAAAAAATGACTGTATATACCACATACATGTACATAGTACTCTAGTAAATTTGGAAAAGTATGGTAATTTTGTTAATACAGCACTGCTCAAATGGATTATACCCTGCAATTtctacttctctctctctctctctctctctctctctctctctctctctccccccccccccctccctctctctctctctctctctccccctctccctctccccctctctctctctttgAAGTAGTATTCAATTATAGATCTGAGATCGGTTTGGCAAATGCGACACTCTTAGGGAGAACAAATGATGCACACAACATCCATTTTCCAGGGGCGACCAGACGTACCTTGTGCATTTTGACCTCAAAGGCCACCTCCGACAATGCAATTCGTATCCTCTAATTAGAACACCAAGAAAAAAAAGCAAGTATTAAAGTTGATCAAAACTAGTAACTTCTTACGAATGTAGGTGGTCATTTTGACCCAATTCATATATACTACCTCTTGAAAATCAAACTCAGGATCTTCAGCTTTTGAGAATCCATAGACGTGAATCTTTGGCAAAGTCAACTCTTCATTTCTGTCGGTATGTCTGAATATTCCTTTAAATGCATCTGCCACCAAATATTAATAAACCATCAGTATTGTAAAACTCGGCCAACTGGGCCAAGTTTTCGAGGATTTCTTGGTTTAGATCACCAGTCACGTTCTCGGTGACCAACCCGGTTAATTAATCGGTCAACGAACGAGTTTCTCGGACAAATCGGGGAGTTCCCGGTCAACTTGGCTGAATTGGTGAGTTCTCGGTCAACTCGACCAACTCGGTAAGTCGGTAAAAACCCAGAAACTCGGTCAAAAACTCGGCAAATTGTTCAAATCTATTAGAATTTATATTagaacatatatattatatatttatatattaaaaaactaaaaaatcaACGCAAGTCAAcatccgagttctccccgagttgcCAAGGACTCCACAAAAATTTCTAACTGagttccgagttctccaaccttgtaaACCATTGAGTAAAAATATATGAAGCTTATAAGTACTAAAAGTCGAATAAAGTTTGTATAAATATAAACTGATGTACCCTGTGCCATAAACATACTGCAGCTAATTCGCTCATTAGCAATTTGTGTTTCAACAGTCACAAAATTCCTTTTCCTTAATTAAACCTAGCATCTATATCTAATAAATAACATTACAAAATACTCCATAAGCATAGGCAAGAATTCGGTGAACAGCACAATCATCAAAGCACTGATAACTGCCAAATTCTACAAGTGACTAATAAATCAAAGAGGAATGAGATTGTACATACCAAGAAACTCAGCTGCATCCTTGGGCAGATTCATGACCACTTGAGTGATGGGTCGGGAGCTTTGACTTTTAAAGATAGCGTCAATGAATCTTCTCCCATCCATGTTAAAAACCTTTAATTTCGATGACATGTATAATATTAGATGCTTTAGAACGTATAACACAATAACCTTTTATCTTTCAAAAACTCCAAAATAATAAGAAGACATCCCTAATTAACTAGATTACTTATCAGTAAGGATAAATGAGCCATAAAATTATTAGCAAAAGCTTCCAATTTAATTTCAGCTGTATTAAGTATGCACGTAAAAAAGAACGTCTACACTTAGGTGTGATGGATTATGTACCAAGATTAGATTGAAAGGAGATAAAGAAAAATCACGTTCGAGGGCAGACCTCAATCTTTCTTTCCAGTTTGTTGAGTACCGCATTTCTTTCCAGATAGTCAACAGCATGAGGATTTAAATCATTTGCATACACATACTTAACCTTTTTTGCAGCAGATATAGCCAAAGGACCAACCCCAGCAAAAACGTCACCTGTTTCCGTAAACTATCAGATACCAGAAGACAAATGAATACTGTCATGTTCATAATAGTGTTTTAAATGAGCAACAACATATGTAAACCACATAAATCTGGAAAAGTCCAATTTTTTCCCCATATTTAACATCAATAGAAAACATATAATTTTAGTCATATAAGTTGAAGAAAGAAAAACATACAAACAACATCATTCCGTGTAAAGGAATTCAAGAGTCTTTGTCTCTCTGTTCCCAACTTTGAGCTCCAGTACCTGCAATAAGTCAACAATAACGTATTTAACTTAATCATTTCCAAATTCTATTAACTACAATCTACCTCCGATACAAATTAAGAGATTTATTAAAGCGAAGAGAAATATTATAAATATGAGTAGTTGAGCAATTTCGTGAACAAAACTTACACTGTTGCCAAGTCAACATGAAAATGGAGTCCATTCTCTACCACCCTTGTTACAAGAGAATGATTTCCGGCCAAAACTTCAAGCTGCATGGTTCTGAACTCGTTATTGATGGCATCAAGCTTATTGACAACCGTTTGTATCTTTGGCTTGTTTTTGTCCAAAACAACCTGGCAAAACACGCGTAAATCAttaaaattcagccaaacactGGATGTCACGAGATGGGTGGGCCAGGTGATGGGTAATGTCAGAATGAATAATTAGGTTGCTTCGAGTTGACCTATACATTCTTGTATTTTTTTGTCTTTTTCTTAAACTTCATTAAATATTGAAGTTTCGACAGTGATAACATTAATTTATTAGAGAAAGCTTAATCAGAATTTTGTGAAAAAAGTAACTTAGGAGTttataagcatccataaacccttcaggttactttcaagtgtcaacccatTCGACCAATTCCAATTAGATTTTACCCGTTTGTGACCTGTAAATATAACCGAATGAACTAGTTTCATAAATGGGTTGAAACAATCACTCTGCCATGTACCTTTGCTATAAGATTCTTATAGGGAAGATGTTCCTCTTTTAAATTGAGGTGAATGATATGGCCAACTGTCTCAAAAGATGAAGGAACTGTCATACCCTTTGGAAGCAAAGCCTCTAAGACCTGCAATTTTGCAAATACATAACTCAAAAGCTTCCCAAAATATAAACATCGTTAGAGAAGTCGCATTAAATGTTATAATGTAAGAAATAAGCAAAATACCTCATTCATCTGCCAGTAACTATAAAACAAAGTTAGCTTGCATCTCACAAGTTCAAATAATGATTCCGTTAAGCATGCCTGAAGGAAATAGTAAGCTCAAAATTACACAATTTAAAAACTAGAATATATACTCATACTCACTAATAAGGTAAAGTAAGACCCAAAAAAATACCTTAATTGCCTCGGGCAATTCATCTTGCGATTTATGAGCGTACCGTTCATCCAAAAGCAACAACCTTGTTGATCCTTTCCATTTCCGTACCCTGTACTCTTCATCTCCAATCAACCCACTCAAATCCTCATCATTACTTTCATAATCTTCAACCACCTCTTCAATTATATAAGACTCATTCTTTCTACCCTCTTTCACTTCTTTCGTCTCTGTTTTCGTTTTTGTATTCCTTTTCGGCCTCGATAACTTGGCCAAATTCCTAAACTTTTCAAAACCTCTCGAATTAAAAGTCTTTACAAGCTTATCTCTATACAAAACTGGACTCAATCTCTCCCCATCTCCTTCCGCCTTTCCATAAATCCTTCGATTTAAAGCGTCTAATGGTTCGTCCTCACTCGAATTGAAGTACTTTTGTAATTCCGGGTCAATCTCGTCACCTGAAACCCTAGCAATGTTCCTAACCCTAGGCCAGTTTAATAAATGACCACGGAGTTGACTTTCTAATGCGTAGCATCGATCAGCATTGACTCTAAGAGCAGAAATGTCGAATTCACGAGTGAATTCATCTTCATCAAACGATGGATTTTGATTGTTTTCGGTTTTTGGTTGTAGTTGTTGTGGTAGTGTTGAAGTGGGGTTGATAGATGGATGGTGGCCTTTGGATAAAGAAGGACCGTAAGATAGGGTTTCGGAGAGGGGAACGGTGGCGGAGATGCGGCGGATGGACGCGGATACGGTGGGTTTAGATATTACAGGTGTGAGAGCTGGAGATAGTGACGGCCGGAGCATGAATTTGGTGAACATTTAGATTGGAATTTTGCCGGTAAAAGATTGAATTCCAGGGTTTTAAGGGTTTTGGTTGGTGATTAAAATGAAAGATTGATGGATAAAGAGCGTAATTTACATATGTAGGCCCTGGATATATCATTATTATATAGCTTCAGTCCTTCGATGTCCACATGAATGCTTTTGTTGAATTGTTGGCACACATGTAAATCTGAATACCGATAAATATGGATATAGATTATAGATAATTAAAAGTAAATGGTGCACTTTTTAATGAAAATTTGAGTTTTTTTATTGTGACCGTATTTGACATTCATTAACTGAAAAAGTATGTTTTTGTGTCAATTTGTAGGGTAGTGTGGTAAAATTTGATTGCAAAATATgtgaaaaaaataaattaattacaaaaataaattaattttaaattaataaaatcatTCATTGGTTGCTTTTCATCTAACCCTTCCGTCACTTTTCTAACTAATGCTTTTTTAGGTTTCACTTTGCCGCCCCTTTAATTCCGTCCTCGTCGTCAAACTCCCTCCAGCTCATCTCATGGTTGCACTTGACGCGACAATAATGATAGTCTAGGAGCATCGTTTACTGTCACGCTCGTTCTTCAATCCATGTCCTCAAGACGGTGCTATATAAACTGTCTTGTCCAACTCTCCATCTACGAGCCACCTTACGTCTTTGCTAGGGGCGAGTCTACATGTTGGAAggtggggtcctatgaccccactacTTTGAAATTTATTTGTACAATGTATACTTCAAATTGCGTAGGACACCACTATATTTAACCATAGGACCCcatataattttaaaatttatatttttttagaagtaaacaaccactaaagtaACCTTCAATTATAATTAACTCTAAAAAAAAATTTTGGAACCCCAATGAATTTTCATCCTATATTCGCCACTGGTCTTTGCACCATACATTTGTGTGAGGTTTGTATGTTTGAGTTACCATAAATAAAATTATGAATTAGTCCTTTAGTTTTAGTATTGTTTATGTGGAAGTCAAGGAGTTCAATTAGAATAACAAAAGGCTTAACAATAATTATTAGGAATATTTCACAAATATTAAAAAGTTTAagcatatgtataaaatatatgtACTCGGATAAAGAACAAAACTAATGACCTTACAAACTTCAATCTTTTTATCGTTATTCAGAAAATCTTTTCCAATTAATAATTTGAATAAAAAAGGAACACTTGTAGTGTAGCTAaacaatttaaaataaaaataacatcatAAATAAGTAACGCTTACCGTGTCAAACTTGTTAAAGTATAGTCGCTCACTATGCTCAAATTGTCAACATTGCATCGCTTTTTATTTGATTCAAAGTCAATCGCAACACAAAAACTTCTAAATATATAAACATGCATATTGATTTGAAATTATATTCTTGGCCCAAATTTCCATTACAAATTTGAAAATCAACCTTATCATTTTTTATATGAATATTTTTTGTTTATAAATTTAAAATCGTACACTTCTAAACATATTTGTATTCATACAGTAAATCTCACATTTCCCTGCTACCGAAGGGGATTACGAGTCCTATCAAGTAATCCAGCCATAATCACTCTTTTCTTGTACTGTTCCGAGTCGGTATCAAAAAACTTCACTGCATTAGTAACCGAGTTGACTCGTTTCATCTTTCGACAAGGTATAAAGTAGAACCAAATTGACGTACAAAGAATCGAGTAAATCCTTCCGTAAACCATCAACACGATTAAGCTCAAAAATAGAAACAAACACCAACGAATATTCCAATAATTGTTGCCATTAGAATTCACCTTACCGGGATGAAATAAAACGGAGTGTTTTGAATCAACTGAGTCGAGTCGAGATAATCCCTTTTCAAATGACAATGAACGAGGTATAGAATTGATAGGTTTTGGTTTACCTAAAGGTAGAGAAACAGTAGAATCTTGATGTCGAAAAGGTTGGTGGTCGGTTCTGGATGAAACTTTTTCGTCAAGAAATGCACGAGAATTAAATGTAATCGGATGTCTAAGATTGAGAAGATCTATTTTAGATGGTTTTTGGTCAGATGATGATCGAGAATTATAATTACCGGACGATGAGGATGAACTGGAGTATGAAGATGATGTTGTTCGTGATGAAGACGATGAATGTAAATTTGAACGATAACGACTACTAGAATCGTCTGTGTCCGTACATTGATCTCTACCGCTACAAATATTGTCATCGTTTGACTTTTCGATTTTTTTAGTTAAGAAACTTGATTCGCTAGTCTGATCTGAAGATTTTGATGAGCTATTAGCAATCTTCTTCACCTGTTAGCGAAAAACAACATTAatattcaaaattagaatatgatcATTAGATTTAGACTCTGTTTCAAAGTTGAAAAAGACACGAGACGAAATCGAGACGGTTGAAACCTTAAAACGTCTTGATGGGGGTCGAGACATACGTTGACTGACATTGACTTTTATATATAGACacatattttaaagctaaaaaATTTCGTTGACCAGTTTGTGCCTATAATCACTTTTATtgttaatataataaaaaaaacgaACACTAAACTACGCCCATTTTATTCGCTTTGACCAATTTTAATCAAACTTTTTACTTTTGACCAGCGTTAACCTGACCTTTCTCGCATTTGAcccgacttttgaccgttgaccgactTATTAGACGACGGGATGGGGTCAAGCCGGGCTAGTCACCGAAATATCGAAACGGGCCTCGCATCATTTACAACAGTGCTCTGTTTGATTTCTCATTACATAAACGAAGTATTTAATGGACTATTTATTAAATTATCTAGGGACGTTTAGTAATTTATTATATACCCCACTATCCCTCATTTAAGGGACAATAAAATTGAGGCAATTAAAGAGAATATGATTTATTCAGAACACACattagtatttattttatttattcagAATTCATTGATTAGTGAGAAAATAAAATAGATCAATCTCTAAAATCAAATCAAATTATGGTATCAACATAAACCAAAACAAACCATGAATCAAACAATGTCAAATAAATTCAAATCTATTAAAGCTTGCAAGCAAATACAACATCATTAATCCGTGTTTCATTTCGTTTATCATTGAATTCAATAACATAAATAGAATTTCGCTAACATGTGCCCAGACTATAAAATTAAACGAATCGAATAATGTGGATAAGTAATTAACGTACCATGAGCGAGTTAAACAAAACGGCTTTAACCATACGAGAAATACGACGTCCTGGAGGAGATCGTTTGGGATACGATTGAATGTTAACATCAGGATTAACCATATTATCTTTGCTGCTACTAACCGCTACCATAACCGGTTTTCCAAACCGTCCGTTAACGTTTTTACCGTTATAAAAATTGTTATCATCGGGTGTAAAAGATGATCGGAAACATGAACGTAAATTAAGTTTATTTCTCCCTTCCTTTTTCTTCCTCTTATGATCCGACATAACGCCAAGAAAACAAAGAGAGAGAAAAAGAAGGGGAGAATATCGATGATCGAATTCTTAGGGTTGCTGCATGTATTTAGGGaaactgaattttttttttttttatattattttggaGAAACACGAAATAAAAGATATGGTTGGAAGAAATGGAAGTAGATGTGCGAGAGTGCCCGAAATTGCCGCTATTTCGTCTTCCCTATTTTTACCTGtttatttattttctttaattCTATAAACTTCCCAACTTCCACCTCCCTCGCTATTTAAATGACTATAAGTATATAATTAACACCTATCACCCTTGTAGTATCTATTGTCTCACAATCTGATCATAAAGTTCTTATATGGAAGCTCATTATACTCTCTTTACGCATCGTCATTTATCCGTCAAATCTAGGTAGGCAATTCTAACGCCATTTGTCGCTTGTTACGCAACGTTAGTTTTGGCGCATAGATACCGTCAATTACAAACTTAACAACATCTTTAATACGTGTTGGATAATACACACATATTAATTTATTTTATACTTAACTTCCAATCATATTATACCACATCACTCAAAACACTTCTACATAAATTTAACTCTCATATTCACATTCACCAATCACAATAACACAACTCAAAAATTTGATACTCGCACATCGATCTCCTCTCTCCTCCCAAAAATACCAAATTTACCTTCACGTCACAGTCATTGTAACATGTGTTCTTAAAGGCATAGATAGTTGTATATGGTTTTGACAGCATTATTCATCGGGAAACGCTACGAATCAGCATTTTTCACTATGCATTAGTATTTATCGGCGTTTAACATGGGCTTTTCCCTTGTATTGTTGCTGAAATggtgatatatatttttttaattgattttaaaatgaTTTCATTGGTTCATTTTAGTTCATTGGACCGGTGA includes these proteins:
- the LOC139855570 gene encoding uncharacterized protein, which gives rise to MVRAYSQEHIYKHPWERVTSASWRKFADPENKRTLTHILEVDTLNHKLDAESGKLYTTRAITIHAPGPWFLRKIVGQDICHCVESTVVDGKTRSMQLATKNISLQKFVEVEDKIRYDPHPENPNEWTICRQEMSIRIKPLSRLASMAEKIEQKCVEKFQRNSAKGREVMERMCKYMEAESSSRGISV
- the LOC139851533 gene encoding tRNA (guanine(37)-N(1))-methyltransferase 1-like encodes the protein MFTKFMLRPSLSPALTPVISKPTVSASIRRISATVPLSETLSYGPSLSKGHHPSINPTSTLPQQLQPKTENNQNPSFDEDEFTREFDISALRVNADRCYALESQLRGHLLNWPRVRNIARVSGDEIDPELQKYFNSSEDEPLDALNRRIYGKAEGDGERLSPVLYRDKLVKTFNSRGFEKFRNLAKLSRPKRNTKTKTETKEVKEGRKNESYIIEEVVEDYESNDEDLSGLIGDEEYRVRKWKGSTRLLLLDERYAHKSQDELPEAIKACLTESLFELVRCKLTLFYSYWQMNEVLEALLPKGMTVPSSFETVGHIIHLNLKEEHLPYKNLIAKVVLDKNKPKIQTVVNKLDAINNEFRTMQLEVLAGNHSLVTRVVENGLHFHVDLATVYWSSKLGTERQRLLNSFTRNDVVCDVFAGVGPLAISAAKKVKYVYANDLNPHAVDYLERNAVLNKLERKIEVFNMDGRRFIDAIFKSQSSRPITQVVMNLPKDAAEFLDAFKGIFRHTDRNEELTLPKIHVYGFSKAEDPEFDFQERIRIALSEVAFEVKMHKVRLVAPGKWMLCASFVLPKSVAFAKPISDL
- the LOC139851534 gene encoding uncharacterized protein; its protein translation is MSDHKRKKKEGRNKLNLRSCFRSSFTPDDNNFYNGKNVNGRFGKPVMVAVSSSKDNMVNPDVNIQSYPKRSPPGRRISRMVKAVLFNSLMVKKIANSSSKSSDQTSESSFLTKKIEKSNDDNICSGRDQCTDTDDSSSRYRSNLHSSSSSRTTSSSYSSSSSSSGNYNSRSSSDQKPSKIDLLNLRHPITFNSRAFLDEKVSSRTDHQPFRHQDSTVSLPLGKPKPINSIPRSLSFEKGLSRLDSVDSKHSVLFHPGKVNSNGNNYWNIRWCLFLFLSLIVLMVYGRIYSILCTSIWFYFIPCRKMKRVNSVTNAVKFFDTDSEQYKKRVIMAGLLDRTRNPLR